The genomic DNA AGCTGGGCCTGTGGGCCTCGATGCTCGGGCAGGAGGCCGCCCAGATCGGCTCGGGCCGGGCCACCCGTGACGACGACTACGTCTTCCCGACCTACCGCGAGCACGGCGTCGCCTGGTGCCGCGGGGTCGACCCCACCAACCTGCTCGGCATGTTCCGCGGCGTGAACAACGGCGGCTGGGATCCCAACAGCAACAACTTCCACCTCTACACGATCGTCATCGGCTCGCAGACGCTGCACGCCACCGGCTACGCCATGGGTATCGCCAAGGACGGCGCCGACTCGGCCGTGATCGCGTACTTCGGTGACGGCGCCTCCAGCCAGGGTGACGTCGCCGAATCGTTCACCTTCTCCGCGGTCTACAACGCCCCTGTCGTCTTCTTCTGCCAGAACAACCAGTGGGCGATCTCCGAGCCCACCGAGAAGCAGACCCGCGTCCCGCTCTACCAGCGCGCGCAGGGCTACGGCTTCCCGGGCGTCCGCGTCGACGGCAACGACGTACTGGCCTGCCTCGCCGTCACCAAGTGGGCCCTCGAGCGGGCCCGCCGGGGCGAGGGGCCCACGTTGGTCGAGGCGTTCACGTACCGCATGGGCGCGCACACCACCTCCGACGACCCGACCAAGTACCGGGCCGACGAGGAGCGCGAGGCGTGGGAGGCGAAGGACCCGATCCTGCGTCTGCGCACGTATCTCGAGGCCTCAAACCACGCGGACGAGGGATTCTTCGCGGAACTCGAGGTGGAGAGCGAGGCGTTGGGAAGGCGAGTGCGCGAAGTGGTGCGTGCCATGCCGGACCCGGACCACTTCGCCATCTTCGAGAACGTGTACGCGGACGGGCATGCGCTCGTCGACGAGGAGCGGGCGCAGTTCGCCGCCTACCAGGCGTCGTTCACGACGGAGCCTGACGGCGGCTCCGCCGCGGGACAGGGGGGTAACTGACATGGCCGAGAAGATGGCGATCGCCAAGGCGATCAACGAGTCGCTGCGCAAGGCCCTGGAGTCCGACCCCAAGGTTCTGATCATGGGTGAGGACGTCGGCAAGCTCGGTGGCGTCTTCCGCGTCACCGACGGCCTGCAGAAGGACTTCGGCGAGGAGCGGGTCATCGACACCCCGCTCGCCGAGTCGGGCATCGTCGGCACGGCGATCGGTCTCGCCCTGCGCGGCTACCGCCCGGTGGTGGAGATCCAGTTCGACGGCTTCGTCTTCCCGGCGTACGACCAGATCGTCACGCAGCTCGCGAAGATGCACGCGCGGGCGCTCGGCAAGATCAAGCTCCCCGTTGTCGTCCGCATCCCGTACGGCGGCGGCATCGGCGCCGTCGAGCACCACTCCGAGTCCCCCGAGGCGCTCTTCGCGCACGTGGCGGGCCTCAAGGTGGTCTCCCCGTCCAACGCGTCGGACGCGTACTGGATGATGCAGCAGGCCATCCAGAGCGACGACCCGGTGATCTTCTTCGAGCCGAAGCGGCGCTACTGGGACAAGGGCGAGGTCAACGTCGAGGCGATCCCCGACCCGCTGCACAAGGCCCGTGTGGTGCGTGAGGGCACCGACCTGACGCTCGCCGCGTACGGCCCGATGGTGAAGGTCTGCCAGGAGGCCGCGGCCGCCGCCGAGGAGGAGGGCAAGTCCCTGGAGGTCGTCGACCTGCGCTCCATGTCGCCGATCGACTTCGACGCCGTCCAGGCCTCCGTCGAGAAGACCCGCCGTCTGGTCGTGGTGCACGAGGCGCCGGTGTTCCTGGGCACGGGCGCGGAGATCGCCGCCCGCATCACGGAGCGCTGCTTCTACCACCTGGAGGCACCCGTGCTGAGGGTCGGCGGCTACCACGCCCCGTATCCGCCGGCGCGTCTGGAAGAGGAGTACCTTCCGGGCCTTGACCGGGTGCTCGATGCCGTCGACCGCTCGCTGGCGTACTGAGGAGAGGGTCGTGACGACGATGACTGAGGCGTCCGTGCGTGAGTTCAAGATGCCCGATGTGGGTGAGGGACTCACCGAGGCCGAGATCCTCAAGTGGTACGTCCAGCCCGGCGACACCGTCACCGACGGCCAGGTCGTCTGCGAGGTCGAGACCGCGAAGGCGGCCGTGGAACTCCCCATTCCGTACGACGGTGTCGTACGCGAACTCCGTTTCCCCGAGGGGACGACGGTGGACGTGGGACAGGTGATCATCGCGGTGGACGTGGCCGGCGACGCACCGGTGGCGGAGATCCCCGTGCCCGCGCAGGAGGCTCCGGTCCAGGAGGAGCCCAAGCCCGAGGGCCGCAAGCCCGTCCTCGTGGGCTACGGGGTGGCCGAGTCCTCCACCAAGCGCCGTCCGCGCAAGAGCGCGCCGGCGAGCGAGCCCGCTGCGGAGGGCACGTACTTCGCAGCGACCGTTCTCCAGGGCATCCAGGGCGAGCTGAACGGACACGGCGCGGTGAAGCAGCGTCCGCTGGCGAAGCCGCCGGTGCGCAAGCTGGCCAAGGACCTGGGCGTCGACCTCGCGACGATCACGCCGTCGGGCCCCGACGGCGTCATCACGCGCGAGGACGTGCACGCGGCGGTGGCGCCACCGCCGCCGGCACCCCAGCCCGTGCAGACGCCCGCTGCCCCGGCCCCGGCGCCGGTGGCCGCGTACGACACGGCTCGTGAGACCCGTGTCCCCGTCAAGGGCGTCCGCAAGGCGACGGCGGCGGCGATGGTCGGCTCGGCGTTCACGGCGCCGCACGTCACGGAGTTCGTGACGGTGGACGTGACGCGCACGATGAAGCTGGTCGAGGAGCTGAAGCAGGACAAGGAGTTCACCGGCCTGCGGGTGAACCCGCTGCTCCTCATCGCCAAGGCGCTCCTGGTCGCGATCAAGCGGAACCCGGACATCAACGCGTCCTGGGACGAGGCGAACCAGGAGATCGTCCTCAAGCACTATGTGAACCTGGGCATCGCGGCGGCCACCCCGCGCGGTCTGATCGTCCCGAACATCAAGGACGCCCACGCCAAGACGCTGCCGCAACTGGCCGAGTCACTGGGTGAGTTGGTGTCGACGGCCCGCGAGGGCAAGACGTCCCCGACGGCCATGCAGGGCGGCACGGTCACGATCACGAACGTCGGCGTCTTCGGCGTCGACACGGGCACGCCGATCCTCAACCCCGGCGAGTCCGCGATCCTCGCGGTCGGCGCGATCAAGCTCCAGCCGTGGGTCCACAAGGGCAAGGTCAAGCCCCGACAGGTCACCACGCTGGCGCTCAGCTTCGACCATCGCCTGGTCGACGGCGAGCTGGGCTCCAAGGTGCTGGCCGACGTGGCGGCGATCCTGGAGCAGCCGAAGCGGCTGATCACCTGGGCCTAGCGCCCACCGGCCACGACAAAGGGGACCGACCGCGGACGAGCGGCCGGTCCCCTTCGTCGTGGTGAGTGGGTGCGGATCAGACCGCGAAGCCGTAGTTCAGCAGCTTCTTCGCGTCCGCCGTGCGGTTGGCGACCGACGTCGAGGCGAGGACCGTCCCGATGACCGTCTTGCCGTTGCGGGTGGCGGCGAAGACCAGGCAGAACTTGGCCTCGGGGCCCGAGCCCGTCTTCACACCGATCGTGCCGGTGTAGGTGCCGAGCAGCGGGTTGGT from Streptomyces avermitilis MA-4680 = NBRC 14893 includes the following:
- the pdhA gene encoding pyruvate dehydrogenase (acetyl-transferring) E1 component subunit alpha, with translation MTVESTAARKPRRSAGTKSAAAKRTSPGAKKSPSTTGAEHELIQLLTPDGRRVKNPEYDAYVADITPEELRGLYRDMVLSRRFDAEATSLQRQGELGLWASMLGQEAAQIGSGRATRDDDYVFPTYREHGVAWCRGVDPTNLLGMFRGVNNGGWDPNSNNFHLYTIVIGSQTLHATGYAMGIAKDGADSAVIAYFGDGASSQGDVAESFTFSAVYNAPVVFFCQNNQWAISEPTEKQTRVPLYQRAQGYGFPGVRVDGNDVLACLAVTKWALERARRGEGPTLVEAFTYRMGAHTTSDDPTKYRADEEREAWEAKDPILRLRTYLEASNHADEGFFAELEVESEALGRRVREVVRAMPDPDHFAIFENVYADGHALVDEERAQFAAYQASFTTEPDGGSAAGQGGN
- a CDS encoding alpha-ketoacid dehydrogenase subunit beta, which translates into the protein MAEKMAIAKAINESLRKALESDPKVLIMGEDVGKLGGVFRVTDGLQKDFGEERVIDTPLAESGIVGTAIGLALRGYRPVVEIQFDGFVFPAYDQIVTQLAKMHARALGKIKLPVVVRIPYGGGIGAVEHHSESPEALFAHVAGLKVVSPSNASDAYWMMQQAIQSDDPVIFFEPKRRYWDKGEVNVEAIPDPLHKARVVREGTDLTLAAYGPMVKVCQEAAAAAEEEGKSLEVVDLRSMSPIDFDAVQASVEKTRRLVVVHEAPVFLGTGAEIAARITERCFYHLEAPVLRVGGYHAPYPPARLEEEYLPGLDRVLDAVDRSLAY
- a CDS encoding dihydrolipoamide acetyltransferase family protein is translated as MTTMTEASVREFKMPDVGEGLTEAEILKWYVQPGDTVTDGQVVCEVETAKAAVELPIPYDGVVRELRFPEGTTVDVGQVIIAVDVAGDAPVAEIPVPAQEAPVQEEPKPEGRKPVLVGYGVAESSTKRRPRKSAPASEPAAEGTYFAATVLQGIQGELNGHGAVKQRPLAKPPVRKLAKDLGVDLATITPSGPDGVITREDVHAAVAPPPPAPQPVQTPAAPAPAPVAAYDTARETRVPVKGVRKATAAAMVGSAFTAPHVTEFVTVDVTRTMKLVEELKQDKEFTGLRVNPLLLIAKALLVAIKRNPDINASWDEANQEIVLKHYVNLGIAAATPRGLIVPNIKDAHAKTLPQLAESLGELVSTAREGKTSPTAMQGGTVTITNVGVFGVDTGTPILNPGESAILAVGAIKLQPWVHKGKVKPRQVTTLALSFDHRLVDGELGSKVLADVAAILEQPKRLITWA